AGGCGTCTCAGCCATCCCTGGCCCGCTCGCAGCTCAGCGGTGCTGTGAGAAGAGCCAGGGGAAGAAGTCGCTGACGCGCAAGGGGCTATTCTCCAGCGAGTAGACGTAGCCCCAGACGCCATGCCCGGCGCCGGCGAACTCGGTATAGCGTGGCTGGCCTCCGGCAGCGCGCAGGGCCGCAATCATGTCGCGCGAGCCGCTGACGGGCACTACTGGATCGGCGGAGCCGTGGAAGGCCCAGATCGGCAGACTCTTGATGCGCGCAGCCAGCGAGGGGTCGCCAGCGCCGGCGATGGGGGCCGCGGCGGCGAAGAGATCCGGCCAGCGCTCAATGGCGTCCCAGGTCCCGTAGCCACCGTTCGAAAGGCCCGTGACATAGAGGCGCGTGCGGTCAATGTTGTTGGCATAGGCGTGCAGCACTCGGTCGAGCAGGGCCTTCGTCAGCTGGAGCGGGATGCTTGGCTGAGCTGGCTGGTGATAGGAGCCGCCGTGAATGGGGACGTTGACCCATTGCTGCCCCTGTTTCATCTGCGGGACCAGCACGAAGCAGGGCCAGCGTTGCTGGATGTGCGGGTTGGCCGGTCCCTGATAGTCGCTGCTCCAGACACGCACGTATGACTGATTGAGCAGGAGCTGCTCATTCTGGGCGGCGGTATAATTGGGCCGGCTGCGCTCTCCTCCTCCGTGGAGGAGCAGCACCAGCGGGTAGCGCTGCTGAGGATTGAGCGGCTGGGGGACATACAGATAGTAGACCAGGCTGTTGCCCCCCTGCGAGAAGAGGTGCGCAGTGAAGCCCAGGTAGTTGAGGCCGGGCAGGGCCGGCGCGAGCAGGGAAGCGCTTGCCGTAGGAGCCGGTGTCAGGCGCCGGCTCGTCAGCGGCTCCTGCTGCTCGTTGCGGTGAGGCTGAAGCGCCAGCGGCGAGGCCACGCTCCGGCGCAGGCCGAGGGAGCCGCGCAGACTATAGAGCGTGGCGCCCATCAGACAGGCCAGGACCAGCACTATCAGGACAATGGTTCTTATGTTGTGCTTGTTGCTCATAGCGAGCCAGTGCTCCAGACCGGAGATCTTGAGGCGCGGAGGCGCCAGCGGCATCTGCGGGGCCGGTCTGCGAGACTGCCGGCACAAGGGCGATCGTCGCTGCTGTTGGTGTTGGTGTTGGAGCGGGCTGCCTTCTGCCAGCGTCGGGCAGGGCCTCGGCTTGGCCCCCTTGCCTCTGACTCTGGTGGCTGCCAGTGCTGCGAGGCCGCGGTCCTGCGCGCCCTACCAGGCGGCTCAGCCAGGGTGTATACATCAGCGCGCTGCTGATCGCCAGTGAGAGTATGGCTACGGCAGACCAGAGCAGGACGACGCGCAGGGCGACGGGCCAGCTTCCTGGCAGGAGTGAGAGCAGGCTGCCACGCAGTTGGTTGAGGATCAAGACATGGATCAGGTAGACGCCAAAGGAGGCATCCGAGCAGAGTGCCCAGAAGCGCACGCTCAGACGCTTGCTCACCTCCCGACCCGGGAGATCCGCAAAACCAATCGCCCAGCGACTGCAGAGCCAGAGAGCCAGGCCGATAACCGCTACGCTATAGAATACCATACTCGGCTGCAGGACAGAAGTGGCGTAGCCCATTGGCTCGCGATAAACGCTGATCTGCTCGGCAAAATGAACCCAGAGCGCCAGTAAAGTCAGCACAAAGAGAATGATAATCAGACGAGCGTGACGCAGCACGAAGGCGCGCACCCGTTCGAAGTAGAGAGCTGCCAGCCCGCCTAGCACAAAGTAAAACTGGTACATCAGAACGAAGCGGTCTTGATAGACAGCCACTGTGTGCCAGAAGGGATCGCTGCTACGCTGTACCGTATGGTAGTCGACGTAGAAGAGCAGGACCTGCAGCGCGAAGCTGCCGAACAAGAGCAGCCAGGGATGGCGCTGCCAGCGCTTGAGCAGGCCCATGAAGAGCGGGAAGATCAGGTAGAACTGGATGGTGAGCAGAATGTAGTAGAGCTGATAGGAGGCGTTGCCGGTGGCCACATCGAAGAGGGCCGTCTTGAAAAAGGTGCTCCAGGAGCTGGGATGCGTGTTAACGACAACATAGACCAGGCTCCAGAAGACGTAAGGGAAGATGACGCCCAGGCTGCGCTTTCTCCAGAATTGCCCAAGCGGGAAGCGGCGCCCGTTGTAGACATAGACGAGGGCGAAGGCCGTGACGAACATGAAGATCTCGCGCGTGAAGTGGAAGGCCACGAGAAAGGCGTTCTGGATGGCATAGCCTGGCCCGTTCCCATTGAGGAAGGCGGTGGCCGCCAGGACATGCACCGCGATAACGCTGAGGGCCGTGCAGGCGCGCAAGGGATCTAGCTCGTAGACATGCGGTCGCTTCCCGCTGCCGGCTCTGGGGCCGGGGCTGTCGCTAGCACGACGAACGCTGCTGCTGAGGCTGGTACTGGTCTGGCTCAAGGTTGACGACTGGCCTCCTCCCTGGCAATCTGCTGGAGCTCGCCACGCGCTTGCTCGCGCGTGCGTAGCAGGCGGCGGTCGATCTTGCCGGTGGCGTTGCGTGGCAGTTCGGGCAGGATCAGGAAATCGACGGGGACGCGCGGCGGGCTGAGGCGCTGGCGGGCGTAGCGGCGCAACTCCTCGACGCTGAGCTGGCGGCCCTCCTGCAGGCTCAGGTAGGCGACCACGACCTCACCATAGAGCGGATCAGGGCGTCCAACGACGGCAACCTCGCGCACTGCCTGGTGTTCCTGGAGGGTCTCTTCGATCTCGCGGGGGGCGATGTTCTCGCCGCCGCGGTTGATAACTTCGCGCAGCCGTCCCTTGATGAAGAGATAGCCGTCCTCGTCGAAGTAGCCCAGGTCGCCGGTGCGGAACCAGCCCTGCTGGAAGGAGGAGGCGCCGGCGCCGTCCTCGTAGGCGCTGATGACGTTGGGGCCGGCGATGCAGATCTCACCCACTGCGCCCGGTGGCAGGTCATAGAGTACGGACTCGTCCAGGCCCTGAGCCACGGCCTGATCCCGCGGCAGACAGATGCGCATGGCGACGCCAGTTGGATGGCCCACCGAGCCGGGCTTGTGAGGGGCCGGCGGCAGGGGATTAGCCGCGACCTGGCTGCCGGCCTCTGACAGCCCGTAGGTCTCAATCAGCGGGATGCCAAAGCGCTCTTCAAAGGCGCGCAGGTTGGCCGGCGGCAGCGGGGCCGAAGCGCTGCGCGCGAAGCGCAGCCGACCCGGCAGAAAAGCGGGCTGCTCCTCGTTTTCGAGCAGCAGGGCCACGATGGTGGGCACAACGCTGATCCAGGTAGCTTCGTAGCGCTCCACCCACGACCAGAAGCGGCGGCGGCTGAAGCGCGGGGCCACGATGAGTGTGGCCCCGGCCAGCAGCGAGGCGCAGAGACTGACAACGGGCGCATTAATGTGGAAGAACGGCAGGGTGGTCAGACCGCGGTCGACGCTGGTCAGGGCGTGGCTGCGGCGCACCTGCTCGGCAGTCCAGGCGATCTGGCGCTCGCTGAGGGCCAGCCACTTCGGCTCGCCCGTACTGCCAGAGGTGCTGAGATAGACTCGCCCCTCGCGGACACTCAGGGCCTGCTCCGGCTCCGGGGCATGGCTCACATGCTCAGCAAGCTGTGAGGCTGTGAAAAGACGCTGCCCAGGCGACAAGAGCTGTGCGCTCCAGGCGCTTTCTCCCTCGTCGGCAGCGCAGAGAATGCTCGGGCGCTGCCGTTCGAGCAAACGGCGGGCCTCGTCGGCGCTGGCCGCTGGCGGCACAGGAATCAGATCGTAGCCGCTGCTGAGGGCTGTCAGCCAGACCAGGCCGGTGAGCAGGCCGCCCGGCAGGGCGAGCATGATGCGCTGAGGCGGTGGACCAAAGAGTCGCTGCAGAAGGGCCAGGCCCGCCAGCGCCTGCCTGTAGCTCAGCTCGTTTCCACTCTCGGCCTCAACGAGCAGAGCCTTGCCCGGCGTCCGCCGGGCTCCGCGCTGCAAGCTGGCAAACAGACGACCGGGTGGGAGCGCAGCCCGCGACGGGAGCACTCGCCCGGCATTGCTCGTTGAAGGCAGGCTAATAGTAGTCATACGTGTATCCTATCCATTCTTCAGAGATTGTCTCTGCTTTCCTTTTCTATCAGCAAACAGCCGATAAATGAGGTCGGCCTGCGTCAGTATGGTAGGGCAGCCGGATTGGCACGAGAATGAGCACAGCTTTCGATAAGGCAAGCATTGCTCTGGTGAAACTGCCATCCATCTTGCCACCTGGGGCTGAAAAAAGGCCGCAGCGAGCCTGAAAATTCGCTGAAATGGCGCCTCCAGCGGCTCTGCTGGCGCGCTGACCGCGGGCGCTGGCCGTGAGAAAAAAGGGCTGAGCACTCGCCGCAGGGGGCAAAAAGTGGGGAGGGGTCGGTCATTCAGCAAATTTTCAGCCGGGCTTGCTATATACCATGCAGGCATTGTTCACTATCCCCAGGGGGCCAGTCGACCGCCTGACAGCTTCACCTTTTTGGCCCCGCTGAGCGTATAGAAAGAGAGAAGCCGCAGCATCCAGCAGTAGTAGTAGCAGTAGTAGTAGCAGCAGAGAGCAGGTCTGCAT
This sequence is a window from Thermogemmatispora onikobensis. Protein-coding genes within it:
- a CDS encoding AMP-binding protein; translation: MTTISLPSTSNAGRVLPSRAALPPGRLFASLQRGARRTPGKALLVEAESGNELSYRQALAGLALLQRLFGPPPQRIMLALPGGLLTGLVWLTALSSGYDLIPVPPAASADEARRLLERQRPSILCAADEGESAWSAQLLSPGQRLFTASQLAEHVSHAPEPEQALSVREGRVYLSTSGSTGEPKWLALSERQIAWTAEQVRRSHALTSVDRGLTTLPFFHINAPVVSLCASLLAGATLIVAPRFSRRRFWSWVERYEATWISVVPTIVALLLENEEQPAFLPGRLRFARSASAPLPPANLRAFEERFGIPLIETYGLSEAGSQVAANPLPPAPHKPGSVGHPTGVAMRICLPRDQAVAQGLDESVLYDLPPGAVGEICIAGPNVISAYEDGAGASSFQQGWFRTGDLGYFDEDGYLFIKGRLREVINRGGENIAPREIEETLQEHQAVREVAVVGRPDPLYGEVVVAYLSLQEGRQLSVEELRRYARQRLSPPRVPVDFLILPELPRNATGKIDRRLLRTREQARGELQQIAREEASRQP
- a CDS encoding prolyl oligopeptidase family serine peptidase; the protein is MSNKHNIRTIVLIVLVLACLMGATLYSLRGSLGLRRSVASPLALQPHRNEQQEPLTSRRLTPAPTASASLLAPALPGLNYLGFTAHLFSQGGNSLVYYLYVPQPLNPQQRYPLVLLLHGGGERSRPNYTAAQNEQLLLNQSYVRVWSSDYQGPANPHIQQRWPCFVLVPQMKQGQQWVNVPIHGGSYHQPAQPSIPLQLTKALLDRVLHAYANNIDRTRLYVTGLSNGGYGTWDAIERWPDLFAAAAPIAGAGDPSLAARIKSLPIWAFHGSADPVVPVSGSRDMIAALRAAGGQPRYTEFAGAGHGVWGYVYSLENSPLRVSDFFPWLFSQHR
- a CDS encoding acyltransferase; this encodes MSQTSTSLSSSVRRASDSPGPRAGSGKRPHVYELDPLRACTALSVIAVHVLAATAFLNGNGPGYAIQNAFLVAFHFTREIFMFVTAFALVYVYNGRRFPLGQFWRKRSLGVIFPYVFWSLVYVVVNTHPSSWSTFFKTALFDVATGNASYQLYYILLTIQFYLIFPLFMGLLKRWQRHPWLLLFGSFALQVLLFYVDYHTVQRSSDPFWHTVAVYQDRFVLMYQFYFVLGGLAALYFERVRAFVLRHARLIIILFVLTLLALWVHFAEQISVYREPMGYATSVLQPSMVFYSVAVIGLALWLCSRWAIGFADLPGREVSKRLSVRFWALCSDASFGVYLIHVLILNQLRGSLLSLLPGSWPVALRVVLLWSAVAILSLAISSALMYTPWLSRLVGRAGPRPRSTGSHQSQRQGGQAEALPDAGRRQPAPTPTPTAATIALVPAVSQTGPADAAGASAPQDLRSGALARYEQQAQHKNHCPDSAGPGLSDGRHAL